The following are encoded together in the Herpetosiphonaceae bacterium genome:
- a CDS encoding polymorphic toxin type 44 domain-containing protein, with amino-acid sequence ARFHVPWKRIARANREVIGNHPNLIRRGQKLVIPCDEGGTGGIRPAQYQGNSRTVAHTAARVPNVTNDFVWWLNNALFSLTTDEAKSANEKANRRISGLLDDLTHLPPRFRGAYRRVRDFVTSKITAYKVFINYVRPSGYWDIKRKEPYSNPTGRVKLCGTEMDFDAPGNILYGYAGKLASFSSFELRGGSMAVQILSSIPDWLVDRFGGSLRTINRLANELNRDQPTIGVGIRLQRDLGRTYVTRSRMCSSIR; translated from the coding sequence GGGCGAGGTTCCATGTGCCGTGGAAGCGGATCGCCAGAGCCAATCGCGAGGTGATCGGCAACCATCCCAATCTGATCCGGCGTGGTCAAAAGCTGGTCATTCCGTGTGATGAAGGGGGTACAGGTGGTATTAGACCGGCTCAATACCAGGGCAACTCTCGAACCGTTGCACATACTGCCGCACGAGTACCAAACGTAACTAATGACTTTGTGTGGTGGTTAAACAATGCTCTTTTTAGCCTAACTACAGACGAGGCAAAGTCCGCTAATGAAAAAGCGAATAGGCGTATAAGTGGGCTTTTGGATGATCTGACGCACCTCCCCCCTAGATTTAGGGGAGCATATCGTCGTGTGCGAGATTTCGTCACCTCAAAGATCACTGCGTACAAGGTCTTCATCAATTATGTTCGTCCAAGTGGCTATTGGGATATTAAACGAAAAGAGCCCTATAGCAATCCTACCGGGAGAGTCAAATTATGTGGTACGGAAATGGATTTTGATGCGCCCGGTAATATTCTTTATGGCTATGCAGGTAAATTAGCTAGCTTCAGTTCTTTTGAATTGAGGGGAGGATCAATGGCCGTACAAATACTGAGTAGTATCCCTGACTGGCTGGTCGACAGGTTTGGAGGTAGTCTGAGAACTATTAACAGATTAGCTAATGAACTTAATCGTGATCAGCCGACAATAGGCGTTGGAATAAGATTACAACGCGATCTCGGGAGAACCTATGTAACTCGATCCCGAATGTGTTCATCTATCCGCTAG